The following DNA comes from Anopheles arabiensis isolate DONGOLA chromosome 3, AaraD3, whole genome shotgun sequence.
GGAATTCAATTTGGTTCGTTATTTAAGCTACTGATTTGGTAAAGAGAGCAAACGGAATCAAGCCAGTAGGGAAGcatttggattttgtttcgaGAGCTGCCCTTCTCCCGAAGCAAAAGTTGATACGAGTGAAACGAGCGAACGAGTGCAAGATGAAGAGGCTGTGTGCTGCCAAAACTTGCCTCTAACAAGATatatgctcacacacacacacacaacgagaCCCACCAACGAGATCGAAAGAGTGAGACGGAGCATCCAATTTGGCAACAAATCTAATTCCAATTCCGGCACGCGCTGTGCCTTCCTCTCTTCGGCTCTTGATTGCAGGTCTGGTTCCAGAACCGGCGGGCCAAATGGCGCAAGGCGGAGCGGCTGAAGGAGGAGCAGCGCAAGCGGGGCGGTAGCGGTGGGACCGACGGAACCGACTCCCAGCTGATGGGCGATAAGGTAAGACGATAAGGTGCCTAGCGATCTCAGCGCAGAGCAGCGTTTCCGGGTGTCGATGGAATTCTCTAAAGAGTTTgaaggaagaaaggaaaaaaacggcatTCGTAAAGGGAGGGAGGTATCATCTTTGGGAATGTGTGCCAACACACGACAAAAGGGTGTATATTTGGCTTTGAGCCTTTCAACATacttcatctctctctctctctctctctctcgcactctttctccctctctcttcaCAGCTCGATACGGATAGCCGGGACTCTAGCCCGGATATTACCGGCGATGCGGACGATGACGATATGCGCAGCTCCAGTGTGCCCCCGATAAGCCCCCGGGTGGACTCGGAACCGGAGCGACCGGGGTCGTCCACCCAGCTCCATTCGGCCCACTCGCTGTCCCAATCCGCCTCGAACAGTGCCGGAACGCCGTCGCCCGGGTTGAAGTGAGTGAAATATGAGAGACATACTATTCATTGCTTGTGGTTGGTTGCTTGGGCCAGTTAAAAGTGGGTTTCGATGCTTTGAGAAAGCTGAAACCGGATATATAAGCATGCACATCAAAACCTATATCGTACTAAGTTTATATggctattttttttgtttttttttttttttgtttattgttatgACTTTGAGCCAAAGTAGTTGCCAATGTTTaatgttcttcttcttaaaaaataatttttattttaatatctATGTAAAGAGCTGAACTCTAAACAATCACTAAAGAGGAAATGTCGCACAATAATGTAATGATCATTTAGAGTTTTTCGTGGGTTTTCGCTTTCGGAATTCTTGCAGATTTTTGAATGCTTTTCGAATTTTCGCCGCACGGTTTATTGACCATTTTGTCGCTTTCTTGGCATTGTAGTAATATTTGcacaaacaaatgttttgaaaagaaaaaccattaGTGGATCACACTTAACAATATGTAGCttgttcttctatttggcgtagcGATCTAGGCGCTAATGCCGATCTAAACAGCCATTCGAAACTTATTATTATGTACCAAGAAATCGTATAGTAAGTCCTTGCTACGGTATACCTTTGACACGCATCTTTTAAGTCGTGTGACAGCTTAAAATGActtgttattttcatttcttacTATCATTTCTTGATAAATGGGTTTAATTGTAGCAACCGATACATACTTTGCAATTTAAAAGACTTTATTCCCTAAACCATTTCTTTAAAGACAATGCTGAAGTAAGTTTCTTTCAGCTCAGCTTAGAAGGTCGTAAAATTTAGCTCAAgctaaattttattaaaattttccTTGAGTTCTACGTGTAGAAGCCATATGTACACACCAAGAGAAATCGAAGAGCCGCATTCATGGTACTCGAGCCATAGTTTGCCGATCGCTGGCCTAGATGTTTGGCGTATTGTTATCGCACCAAGGTCTACCAAGCAAGTGCATAATCATAACATGACAACACTGTTCCACATTTTTCTGTGCCCTCGTGTTAATGAATTACCAGTACAATAAACATAGAAAGAGAAGCGTGAGAGTGTAAGAGTGAGTTCCAGAAAGCTTATCAGACATTCGCATTCTAAGGACCGTGAATCGCACGTGAAATAAATCTTGGCCATGAGTCAATCAGTAGAAAGAACCAAACTGTTCTTGAAACTATGAATAAACACGTCCCAGCTAATTCCCTACAATAGCAATAGGAATAGGGGCGGTGCTGTGGTACCTCAtacctagaatggaccgtccccccgtagcaaggattgattATCCGGCTGCGTTGTAATgcattaagtctcgaaagcctgcaTAGGCcgacatgtccgcgtaggacgttacgccaaatagaagaagtagaagCTATATAGCTAAATGCCATTAGAGGCGTTTAGAAAGTATCGTTTTATATGCTTTTATGCATGGAacgaaaggattttttttgcatttcacgTGAAATATAGCTATAGCTTTGTGCGAGTTTTACGAGTGAATTTGAATCACACTTTTAAACCTGATTCGTACAAGCCGAATGCTCCAAACTTAACGAATCGTCTTCGTGGTTATTCAAGTAAACGTAAACTGGCAGGGCTGTACTTGAGAGCTTGAGGCTTGAAACACAGCTAATTTTATCGAAATGGTCACAAAGAACCCCCAATGCGAGTTGTATTTTAATCACTTTATATCACGATATATTATGTGAATTTAACGTCGCAAAGACTATAGGTAACAATAAATACTATCCTGCTTTCGGGTAATCAATtggtcattgaaagccaagccaagGCAGAGCTTGACCGACGATGATCGTTGAGCCTTCATTCAAGACGAACTTCATTCTGAAGAACGACGATTGAATTGTTTTAGTTCAACTATATTTCCTTTTATTACTCTGTTCAGACTACACTACATCCATAGCATATCTTGCTGCTGTTTGTACATGATCTCCTCCAACCATTCTCGGTGAGGTGTCAAACTGGTGAAGATCACCTTACCTTCACAGCCCTGCGTCAAACTGGACACGATACCATGTACGATGTATTGTTTTCCGTCAAATTTCTTCATTACTGGACCTCCATGGTCAATCTAGAAGTTTTAagattacataaaaaaaaggttgatgTACAACTCAACAACCACAACGAACATTGTTTACCTTGCATATTCCTGGCAATAGCGTTGCATCCTTACTTATGCAGCTAAGATCGTTGTAATCAACATTTTCTCCTACACGGCAGCGTTCGCCACCAACATAGTATTGTACCGATTTTCTGGTGTACAAATCATTATGCTCTTCTAGATAAGAAGCGCCTACCAGAATGCTGTCATTTCTCCAATCACCATGCTGCTCCTCCGACCATATACAGGCTGGATATATTTTATCTAAATTGGCATACACTCGTAGCTTTATAACGGCGATATCAAAATATGGGTGGCCCTTTGTGAACCATGGATGAACAGTCACTGATTCTATAGCAGCACGATCGCTATCAGAGCTAAGGGCTACGTATCTTGGAGGTCCTTTACTGGAAGTTACACAGCTCGCCGATGTGATAACAAACTGGTAGTCAACCAGGAGTCCACCGCACTGATGTATGTCCGTTTCGTATTCCTGCCACAGCAACCCTACGCGACTTCTTTCCCATACTTTGTCAACCTTACCGAACATGGATGGGTTCAGTTTACGATTGTAACAGTTCACTGCAGCACAGGCTGTGAGAAAATTGATACAATTGATGGCTTTTGAATTGATCTTATATCTACTACACACTCACCTTGGTAGCTAAACGACTGATGTACCTCCTGCTCGATCCAATCCAGGTACGAGCTAACCCTTGTGTACACTCCCGTTGACCCATCAGTGCAAGGAGTTCCAAACGAAACCACACCTACCACCATCGGGAAGATGTTACCGAACAAATCGTGTAGATCCGTTTGCAGTGGGCCTCCTGAGTCGCCTTCACACATGTCCATGGTTGCACTATGTGCACACAGTTGATCGTCACGCAAGCCTTCCGGCATTTCGCTTCGCATGGCCGGTAAACGTTTAGCACATATTGTCTTATTTAGGGTCTGTAGTTTTACCTTCTGTAGGGTGGAGCTCCGGCTTCCTGCAAACTCCGTAGCACCAAAGCCCACCGCGTCCATCAGGCCTCCCGGAGCGTCTTGTTCACGCCACAGACACGCAACACAAATTGCTGTGTTTGTCATAACGGATTGCCCAAGTTCAACAACAGCAATATCATAGTACTTTCGCGAACATCGATACTGCGGATGTTTGATAAAGCGTGCGATTGGAATTTGTTGTGCATACTTGTCATCGTAGAAGCTAGCGAGATTTGTGTCTCCCAATCGTACTGTATCCGGACGAATGCTTCAAAAAGAATAATATTAATTCTGATAGAACTTAAAACCGATAACAGTAACTCTACTTACTTGTTTCCGTCAGCAGAACAATGAGCGGCTGTTAAAACGAACTTCCAAGTTATTAAACTGCCTCCACAAAGATAATCGATTGTTGGGTATGCGTTGTAATACGTCCTTGTCCACCCGATCGCGGCCATGTGTTGAAACTCTCCTGCAAAGGCACGAAGCCCGCCGTATGCCGCTGGTGTTGGCTTTAGTACATACTTATTGTTTGGGAAACGTTGCTCACATTCTGTAATATTAAAAATCCAATGAGCCTCCCCAAAACTacgaaaattaaaacaatattcacCATCAAGGCTATTTCCTGGAGTGTGTTCTAAAGGAGGATGACTTAAAAATACCGATGCCTGAGCTAAGCTTGCCAGCGATAGCAAGGTTGGTAAAAAAAGGACCATCCTATCAACGTCGCTTCAATCTTCTCACGCTGAGCTGTCTCACTGTACTGACGAGTTTCAGTCAGTTGATAAAGGCATATATACGTGCTTGCTACTGGCAACTGGAAGAACCGGTAGGAGAACGCGGGGCCAAATGGTCGGGTAGGGTGAAATGATCACCTTCAAAATTGACAAATGTACACGCTGAAAAGTAGTTCTAACGATCCAAACGCATTAAATACATATAGTGTTTGTTGTActccaaaaagaagaagatcgAAAACGCTAGCAACTCAATCAATTCAGTTGCTTTCATGAATATTTTCATGAAATTAAGTAAAAGCTTACTTTAATACAGCGGACCGATTGAAAGCAGAGTAAGCAAgagattttatttaaatgtttttttttatatttaattttaatttaatgttgtCTACTTTTGCTTAACACAGTTAGTATATCGCAACTTCAATGcaattgcatttgcatttgtaGTCACAAACAGCGAATAGTGAATCACTAGAAACCGAAAAGCAAAATAGTGCCTATGCTGAGAACAACTTAGCATTTGCATGCATCTGTAACGTGACCAAAGGTCTGTTTAGTGATGGAGTGAACGGTGATGGTCAGATATTCCAAAGAATCACCATTAAAATATAAAGCATAACATACTAAATTAAATGATCATTTAGTATCGATACTCTATTGCCCTAGTACAGTCTAAACTCACCGATTGAACTTTCACTAAGGTGAATCTTCAAAGGACCGTCTGCTTAGAGAAATATGTATGTATGTCAAACTAATGGAGTTGTTGGTATGTAATATCCAAGAAACCACTGGAAAAACCTGACATCCTTTGACAAATATTTTTGTGAACTGTCATTGAACTgtcagatgtcccccacaatgtcgcccagcaaaaccgataaaaatcaaccttctaaatacattatccttggttTTGTACGCAGTGTTTACAtaatttcagcctccaactgtcaaactccatacaaaaaactgactagaatcgtgaaggggcCCAATATTGGTCAAAGGTTACCATGCTTTTGCCGTGGTTTTTTGGATACTTCATAGCAACACCTTCATCAGttttacatacatacatacatacatacattcatATTTCTCTATGCCGACGGTCCCTTGAAGATAAACCCTAGGGAGATTTTACTGTAAATGTAGTGTAAATCATTAAGCAACGTAGTGTTTTATGTTTCGGTGCCTAAAAGGCCACCTTTGGATGTTCGCGTTTACTCGATCACTAAACGAATTTAACGCAGAGGCGCAAGACGTTTACGGTAGTCGACTGGGGTAGGTCAGTTTAAGAACATCTTCTTGCAAGAATACCTGACGAAACGGACGCAACGGCACAGTAAGATGTAGAAAGCTCATCCaagcgaagataaaacaattTCTAGAACATATCTAAGGAAGATGCGTGCTCTTGCCGCTGAGGTAATTTTCATATGTTTAatatacatttatttaattgttgAAGAAGCTAACACCTGGTCCAGCAATAAAGCCTTCAGGTCTTAGTTCAAAGTACAAATCGTATGATTTTGCCTTGGAAGCAGAAGCGAAAAAGATGACAGGTAAACatgtaaaaatgtaaacatgaACAGATAAAAACGTGTGAATGTTCTAAGAAATATATGAACAGCCACAGGGTTTCCAAGGTGTTCTGCTTCCTCTGttctttttggtgtgtgtatttttccacaatttttattgtatttttccacaatttttatgcattttccAGAAATGTTTGGATCATTTGTATTGATCTGCACAATTTGCATtgtaaaactaattaaaaaaatccattttttgcATTCCAGGTTCGCTCAATACTCCGCCCCGAGCCCGGCCCCGTCCGTCTCGGCCGACTCACCGATCGAGGTCGGTGGCCCTATCTCCCTCACGACCACTTCCCGCACCCCGCCGAACGATTCACCGAACCagaccgccagcagcagctcaatTGCCGGCCTGTCAGCGGTCACCACCACGCCCAGCTTCAGCAGTCACATTTTCGGCAGCTTTGCAGAAAGGTAGGTTAATAATGCATTATTATCATATTTTAGTGCGAATTAACATCGTACTTCAAAAGGTCAAATTAAGTTTTTGCGTTCCCATGGTTGATttgtacaaaacaaaattcaattgaaGAAATCCTCACTTCTACGGCTATGAAAAGGAGGCGTCGTACAGCGgccaaacagcaaacacgcAAATCATGAGAAAATATTCCACCATACGCCGCACGGGGTTTTGCctttttgaatgtgtttatttgtttattcgatcgttttgttttgcccttcACAAAACCATTGTTCTGCACTCCCCCCCTCGAAAAAGCCTCCGACGGTGAAGCCTCCTTGTTTTCATCCAAGTAGCCCATCGTTTAATGTGCGCACGTGTCGCGAGAAGAAGCACAACACCATCCACCGTCCGCCTACTTTGGTTGGGCTGTAAATCTTTCCCCACCCCATTCACGCTATGCAAAACAGATCGAATAATTAAGACATCGgcatcagcaacaacatcatcatcatcatcatcatcatcgccattgCCACTGccttcctgtgtgtgtgtgtcacacaTTCTGATAGCGAAAATACGTTACGACACGCGTAATTAAGCCAACCAACTCTCACTCACTCTGTCTCTCTTATCCCGCGGGCCGCCTTCCGGTTCCGGCGACCATGTGTGGTACAGTGCAGTGGCTTTTTCTTCTACCATCCCCGtcgggggattttttttcctaatgCAATTAAAGGACTTTCGcacaaccgtgtgtgtgtgcatgaggCACGTGCCGGAGCAAAATGTTCAGGCGCGCAATACGCGCAACGGCGTCGGAAGTCACCTCCTGCAATCAACCGGCAGGGAGCCCTCACTGTATGCCCGCCATTTGGTGCAGTGGGAGAGGGTGCAGCGTAACAAAGCATCCCAGGACGACACGACACTGTGGCACGGCATGAGATTGGGCATAACATTTGCCAAATATTGTTGTTAATTGTCCGGGACCGTAAAGGCGGGAAGTTTGCAGTTTTTGCTGAGGTCGGGAGTGGGCAAGATGCTTGACTTCATAGGATTGTACCCCTGAGGACGTGCACCGGTGTGACATTTAGATGATCCGCACAGGTCACCGGCACAGGACTGGAGTGGTATCACCGGCGGACTGCGAGTAGGGATCAATAAGGAGGGGGAAAACGCTGGTCGTGAACCCGGTCGGTGACACTGGCCCTTTGACGCATTAAGGGATCAgcttgctttgtttgtttgatggcGCTAGAAGGGTATTTTGCGATGTTTGTTGTAGCGTGAAGCTCAACAAAGaaaaatccggttcgaaggaccatttAATGAGGTCGCTTGCGGAACGGTTTGGTAGCGTTTGCTCgattatgaatgaaaaattctaaataatttatcttttttgttttgtttaagcctaattatttacaaaattcagTTTCTAGTGCTGAATTTGGATTatggataaaaaaacacaaaactcatttattcattattaaaacacattcctttcaaaaaaacgataaaaaaccTTATCAACACAAAATCAATTTCTATGCACTGAAGCAAAACACATGCCCAACAACATCCCAAAAACACATAATGGAAATGGGAAGCAGTCTCCACAAAACCGTAACGCTTAAAAAAAGCACGCTCGAAGACGAGACACTGGCACACTCCCCCCGGCCGCCAAAACAATTATTTACCTTGCGCTCAGCAAAAGCAATTTTCCGCAAATTTAATTTCCCCATACACCGAGCAATTAGGGCACAAAAATATTGAGCAAATAGGTTTAAAGCATTGGGAGCAGGTGAGGGAGAGGAAAAGCGATACAGAGAGAAAACTCGGATGGAAAAGTATCGTATCGGTACGGGCGCCTTGCGTTGGAAACATCGCACAACTTGGCACACTTGGATGGACGATGTTGCGTTGTGTGCTGCCGCTTAAACGCTCCATGTACGCTCCACACACTCTTACGCAAGCATCATCGAACATtgagcgtatgtgtgtgtgtgaaagagaggaaaattttgacagcaATCCTCGGTGGAAAAGCCAATTCGGTGGAAATTCCTTTCCCGGCCTCCTTCAGTCCAACGTTCCTAGACGGCATCAAGGCGCGGTGCGCCTTACCGACATTGGTTCGTGCGTACTCACCCATACTGCGCGAGCCTGgagcggtgctgctgctgctgctggatggaggatgaaagtaaataaattgtGCCAATATTAACTTTGGAGATCGAGCGAAACTAACCTTAAACGGATCCCTACTGTCGAGAGCGAGCTGGGGGGAGAAATTGGAATTGTTTCCCAAGGTGCAGCAATTTATCGCCTGTAACAATGGCGTCGTGCAAAGAACGTAGCCTAATTTTATGACAGCTTGCAGCTTATTTGCTTGCtaagcacaaaacaaacaaagggaCGAAATTGTCTTATCATAACTTAGGCTGCCTTACCATTATTGCTCCTGAATCTCTCTCCGTCAATCAACTTTACAACAAACCAATTTactcccaaaaacaaattgatccttaaaatcaatttaatatCAAAAACTTATTGAACTAAACCCACACGAGAAGCTTACAAAAAAGGCTTTCATCAATTTAGTTCCTAAATTCAATCAACCCAATAAGGCAAATGACCGACGCCCCTTGtacctttgctgctgctgctgtcctgcattttattatattttccCTCGACCTCTCTCGACCTATAATCCTTTTTTGCGTCCGCATCGAGGGCCCTGAAAGCTTTTAAAAGTTTCGGGACAGTCGGACCGCAGCCACACGCCCGCTATCGATCGGTTTTCATAGAAGAGAAACGGAGAGAAGAAGCCTTCTGGACCTCCAAGGAGACTCCTGCGTGGAGTGCAATTTGATTTAAGTAGATTTTGACAAGCGTAACGTAATATTCCTTTCTACCTTTTCTCCCAGGGTGAGTTGGAGTTTTCATCTTTTCATTCTTTCCTCCGCTTTTCCCACTGGACCAACGGGAATGattctatttattttcttttatttcttaccgctcataaaaaaaacttgtgcattttcatattttcttctccctccATTTCCGCTTCTTGTTCCTTATTTCGTTCTTTGAGCTTTCGTTTCCACATCGTGCAAGAGCGTTCGGGCAACAGTCGGCAGAGAAGCAGCACAAAGAACAACTGTCTGTTTGGGGATGGGTTTTAAACTTTTATGAAATTCAACCGCCCGCAACGAACCACAAACCACGTCCTGGTGGAAAGAAGAATGAGTCTGCGCGCCTTGCATTTGCAATTGCAGAAGACGGTCTTGGTCCGGGCCGAGGGCCATtgcttttcccatttcccccccccccccccccatcaagCTCAAGCTCTATTCCACCCGAATTGCTAATTTGTCCGTAGAGATTGGTGGAGGAAAAGGCGAGCGAGCGAAGCTGTTGTGGGtctgttttctttcctctccAGACGTGACATTGCTTTGTTTGAAGCAGGTCGAAGACTTGCTGGTTGAAGAATGGAACGGATTGGTTAACATTTATTCTAGGAGACAGCCTGCATAATTCAGTGTCATGGGTTGTGGAGTAGATttagagaagaagaaaaaaacataattaaataaagAGAATATGATCGAGCATTGATcccatttttttgaaaaaaaataaaacccagataatagtaaaaatataataatataatacaCAAAATTAACatataaaacagaaaaatagcTTAAACTatataaaagataaaaaaacaattgtatcaatataaaacaataacagaAATTCCAAATACATTGCAAAACATAGAaagatttgcaaaaaaaaaacaatcaacttaAACGAGCTAACAAgcataacaaacaaattaaaataacaaaagaagACAcagcaaatagaaaaaaagaatgaaacaaaacaatcagttCCTTAATGACGTTATTATCGCAAGCGATTCGTACCGAACGGAAGTAAACCATTCCGTCGACACAGGAAAAGGACACGATAAAAACCCCTCAAAGTGAAATTCgcaatcacaaacacacaaaaggaaagcaaataaTTTCGTTTCGAATGCAGCCGAAGAGGGCATTCgattgaaacaatttaacgAAGAACCCTCACCTTACCCTCAGAACATGATAGATTTAAGGTTAAACGACGTTTCGGTCTTTAGTTCCCAAAATCCATTTCGAGCGACTACCGAGCTACCGACACGACTTTTGCTCTACACGAAACCGGAAGCCGGTGTCTggatgctctctctctccctctctctctctcactctctctctctcattctatataaaagaaacaaccaaGATCTTCCTATAGACCAAAATCCTAATGACATCAGCAGTTCTTACCATTTCCCCCTAGTTAGCTTTGTCTGTTTGACTTGCATGCTTCGGTGTCGGTGATACCTCTTAATTCCATCCTCCCCGAAACACGACCGACCAGCCGTTTTGTGGGAAACGGCTTTGTCGTAAACAATCCGAACAATCACGGGGCGGTGATCGCCTCCGAAAACAGATTTTTGTGTCTTTCCCCCTGTGAGGGTGATTTTTGCAATCAAAATTAGCATTTAGAGCATTTAGAGGACACTCGAGGGGCATGACGACGCAACGTCGGGGTGCTGGTTCGCCTAATGAACTTCGCAATGCAAGTGGTGCGACGCTCGCCGGATGACTTCACCGGATATCCGGAGTGCTCGAGAGCGCGCGTACCATTTAGAACGCTCCATTTATTCTGCATCACACTACCGGaccggtgtgagtgtgttcttTCTAGATACTGGGAAAGACTTACGCTTCCCGAACCTTTTCCTTGTCACTTcagtgtttctgttttgtttgtttgctacaTAAACATTAATCATTCTTGTGcgaatttaacacacacaacacttttGCCATTCCTTCCTTATAATGGTTGCGCTTGCTACTTTTGCAATAATTCCTATTCCTGTCCTCCAGTCCTCTTTTTTATCCATTTAGGGTGATAACATGCCAATGTTACATGGTAgtaaaaaagaagcattaaaataacaaaaccgaAAATCCCACCCAGGGCGGTGCATccggagcaaaacaaaaccaaccctCACagcgtgtgagtgagtgataCCGTTGGTAGCAGTGTGTCACACGagcggcacacaaaaaaggaaccgCCCGCAGGTTCGGAAGTCATTAAACACACTTTTCAAATAATCGATACACTGAGGAGAAGGGCAAGAAAGCGGCACCCAAAACCGCGCCGTCAAAAAGGTTGCAATAGATTccctagtttttgttttttctttttcatcccCGAGTCGCTTTCCTTCTCTCGGGCTAGGGGCTGCAACGGTGGTAAGCCTTTCCTGCATCAACCCCGCGGCACTCAGCACTGTGGTAAGCCTCATGTAACGGATGCAATTTATTTACATGATTAAGCGTTTAACCGGCTCATATTGCGCGGTTAAGATGCCGGCGGCAATCGACCGCAAACCAGCCGCCAGAGCGCGGCTAGTTCCACATGGATAAACCCGCGAgcggtggtgtttttttctcgccCAAATCCGACGGGggttaaaaacacacacgagtTGTTGACTTGTTTCTAGCTGGAATCTATTACGCCTTCTCCTGCGGGGAGTTGTTGTCTCAACCCTTTGTCCATCTGGGTTGATTTCATGCCtcagctgtgtgtgtttgaaaccCTTAAACATGAGCTTATTTGTAATTACTCGTGTTTAAGCGGTGTACGCATTTTATTGCACATTATAAGAACAACTCTACAAGTAGTTACGTTAGTTATTTAGTTAGATTAACTAAGATCCACCGGATACATCGGCGTACCCTTGACGCCCAGCCCTGTTACCGCGAACAGTGCACCGGCCGGTGCAGGCTGCGGCGATTTGAACTCCTTCGCGGCCGTCGTCACGTACAGAATGTCCAGATTGGGGCCACCGAATGCAGCCGAGGTGACCTGCTCGCACGGCAGCTTAATCTCCAGCTCGACCTTGCCCGTTCTGTCCGCGCGCGCGCAGGTGTGGTTGTGAAGCGACgcaaagagaaggagagagagcaaaacaaaccactgTAAACAACTTGCGAAGGCCACGACGCAGCGACCAAAATCGTTACGTTTGCAAACTTACTTCGAGTTCACCTTGTACACGGTGGATCCGCCAAAGGTGGCGACGTACAGCGAACCGTTCGCATCGATCGTCATACCGTCCGGCACGAACGGGGGCCGCTCGCCATTGACGCGGAAGTCAATTACCACACGCTCGCCGgctaccaaaaacaaaaaaagtttgtTGTTAAAACACAAAGATTGTAAacaagctcacacacacacacacacacttacagaTGTCTCCATTCGCGTCCACCTGGTACTCCTTCACGTCCAGATCGCAGGAATCGATGTAGTAGAACAGGTTGCCGGCCTCGTTCCAGCACAGCCCGTTCGACACACCGATCTTCTCCTTCAGCGTCACAAACTTGCCCTGCTTCGCGTCGTACCGGTAGAACGTGCCGAGTCGCATCTCGAAGATGTCACCCTTGGCCTCGAGGCGCATGGTACCGCCGTAGAAGCGTCCCTTGCTGTCAACCTTCGCATCGTTGAAACGGTTATCCTCCATCGTCGGTTCGACCTCGCCGACCGTGCGCACGAAGGTCGCTTTCTCCGAGCGACCGTCCCAGTCGACGAGCGTCACCTTCCGGTCGGTGCCGATGATAAAGTGCCGATCGTTACCCTTGACCGGTATGATGAACGAAATCACCGGGAAGCCATCTGGAAGAGGAACAGAACAATCAGAATTCGTTAATATCCTCAAGCGATTATTGCGGGTTATTGCACAACGTGGTCCAAGTAGGCATGTGACCTTATGACATTGAGATTAAGCCGGTAAGCGGAGGAGTTACATAATGCTGTCGTGGGCAATCTTGGGAAGTGAAATTAGGCACAACAATCTCAAGAAATTGAACCTAATCTTCAGCTAAACGCAATTCACAACAACTGC
Coding sequences within:
- the LOC120902072 gene encoding serine protease 53-like → MVLFLPTLLSLASLAQASVFLSHPPLEHTPGNSLDECEQRFPNNKYVLKPTPAAYGGLRAFAGEFQHMAAIGWTRTYYNAYPTIDYLCGGSLITWKFVLTAAHCSADGNNIRPDTVRLGDTNLASFYDDKYAQQIPIARFIKHPQYRCSRKYYDIAVVELGQSVMTNTAICVACLWREQDAPGGLMDAVGFGATEFAGSRSSTLQKVKLQTLNKTICAKRLPAMRSEMPEGLRDDQLCAHSATMDMCEGDSGGPLQTDLHDLFGNIFPMVVGVVSFGTPCTDGSTGVYTRVSSYLDWIEQEVHQSFSYQACAAVNCYNRKLNPSMFGKVDKVWERSRVGLLWQEYETDIHQCGGLLVDYQFVITSASCVTSSKGPPRYVALSSDSDRAAIESVTVHPWFTKGHPYFDIAVIKLRVYANLDKIYPACIWSEEQHGDWRNDSILVGASYLEEHNDLYTRKSVQYYVGGERCRVGENVDYNDLSCISKDATLLPGICKIDHGGPVMKKFDGKQYIVHGIVSSLTQGCEGKVIFTSLTPHREWLEEIMYKQQQDMLWM
- the LOC120902074 gene encoding regucalcin, whose translation is MHSVPVGGSVDRSKRLKRHHSLQRAKPPRDKQKKKMASYKVEQLPSPLSVLGEGPHWDVERQSLYYNDIYGGSIHRYDYAENKTYNATIDGFPVISFIIPVKGNDRHFIIGTDRKVTLVDWDGRSEKATFVRTVGEVEPTMEDNRFNDAKVDSKGRFYGGTMRLEAKGDIFEMRLGTFYRYDAKQGKFVTLKEKIGVSNGLCWNEAGNLFYYIDSCDLDVKEYQVDANGDISGERVVIDFRVNGERPPFVPDGMTIDANGSLYVATFGGSTVYKVNSKTGKVELEIKLPCEQVTSAAFGGPNLDILYVTTAAKEFKSPQPAPAGALFAVTGLGVKGTPMYPVDLS